The following are encoded in a window of Anaerolineae bacterium genomic DNA:
- a CDS encoding glycosyltransferase family 1 protein: MIRQVLAGMPMDFQTVLSPSSDRTDLSPLIPQLGEEFNLAPPGPEVTLAPVRRVILVAEAFLPKFDGVSKTVLMTLRHLQLTGREALVFAPDTAPAAIGPTPVIPVPSLGMPFYPESRVALPNLGLRQYLDDFQPDLIHLFSPALFSLTVALAGWDRGIPIVATYQTDLPGYSEEYGYPFLITPIREWLRVTHNLCHLTLAPSQDTLRQLRAWRFHRVRYWGRGVNSRRFHPARRSTDARRRLLGQRPVESLLCLYVGRLAREKHLDLLRQVAELPGVALAIVGDGPARAEIESLFAGTETVFTGYLFGDDLAAAYASADIFVFPGTRETFGQVVLEALASGLPVVVPASGGVTDLAVPGETGIICSPTAESFAAAVGLLRDQPDLRCRLAAGARAYAEARPWERIMAQLEGYYAHAVQLNRRWRRFLRAGQPIT; this comes from the coding sequence GTGATACGGCAGGTTCTGGCCGGGATGCCCATGGATTTCCAGACTGTGTTATCTCCATCCAGTGATCGCACCGATTTATCCCCGCTGATTCCACAGCTCGGCGAGGAATTCAACCTTGCCCCGCCCGGTCCGGAAGTGACACTCGCCCCGGTGCGCCGGGTGATCCTGGTAGCCGAAGCCTTCCTGCCCAAATTTGACGGCGTATCCAAGACGGTGCTGATGACCCTGCGTCATCTGCAGTTGACCGGGCGGGAAGCGCTGGTCTTCGCCCCGGATACCGCCCCCGCCGCGATCGGCCCGACGCCGGTCATCCCGGTGCCTTCGCTGGGGATGCCGTTTTACCCGGAGTCGCGCGTCGCCCTGCCCAACCTGGGACTGCGCCAGTATCTGGACGACTTCCAGCCCGATCTGATTCATCTGTTCAGCCCGGCGCTGTTCTCGCTCACCGTTGCCCTCGCTGGCTGGGATCGTGGCATCCCCATCGTCGCCACCTATCAAACTGATCTGCCGGGCTACAGTGAGGAATACGGCTACCCTTTCCTGATCACGCCGATTCGTGAATGGCTCCGCGTTACCCATAATCTGTGCCACCTGACGCTGGCGCCTTCACAGGACACCCTCCGCCAGTTACGCGCCTGGAGGTTTCATCGCGTCCGTTACTGGGGACGCGGCGTCAACAGCCGCCGCTTTCACCCGGCCAGGCGTAGCACCGACGCTCGCCGCCGCCTGCTGGGCCAGCGCCCGGTTGAGTCGCTACTCTGCCTGTACGTTGGCCGCCTGGCCCGGGAGAAACACCTCGATCTGCTGCGACAGGTGGCCGAACTCCCCGGAGTCGCGCTGGCAATCGTAGGCGACGGACCGGCGCGCGCCGAGATCGAGAGCCTGTTCGCGGGTACGGAGACGGTCTTCACCGGCTACCTGTTCGGCGATGACCTGGCTGCTGCCTATGCCAGCGCCGATATCTTTGTCTTCCCCGGCACTCGCGAGACATTTGGCCAGGTGGTACTGGAAGCGCTGGCATCCGGGCTGCCGGTAGTCGTCCCCGCCAGCGGAGGCGTTACGGACCTGGCCGTTCCCGGCGAGACGGGCATCATCTGTTCGCCAACGGCGGAGTCATTCGCTGCTGCTGTGGGCCTGCTACGCGACCAGCCGGATTTGCGCTGTCGCCTGGCCGCGGGAGCACGCGCCTATGCCGAGGCGCGCCCCTGGGAACGAATCATGGCCCAGCTGGAAGGCTACTACGCCCATGCCGTGCAACTCAACAGGCGATGGCGGAGATTCCTGAGGGCAGGTCAACCGATTACGTAA
- a CDS encoding methylglyoxal synthase: protein MPEAKTLALIAHDGKKADMVAFALEHRDILSRYELVATATTGQLLAEKCGLKVECVLSGPRGGDAQIAARVAEGVIEAVFFFIDPLGKHPHDPDIQGLMRICNVHNVPLATNTATAAFIISTKAL from the coding sequence ATGCCTGAAGCTAAAACCCTGGCTTTGATCGCCCATGACGGCAAGAAGGCGGATATGGTCGCCTTCGCCCTGGAGCATCGCGATATCCTGTCCCGCTATGAACTGGTCGCCACCGCCACCACCGGCCAGCTGCTGGCAGAGAAATGCGGACTGAAGGTGGAATGCGTGCTCTCCGGCCCACGCGGGGGGGATGCCCAGATCGCTGCACGGGTGGCGGAAGGGGTTATCGAGGCGGTTTTCTTCTTTATCGACCCGCTGGGCAAGCACCCGCACGACCCGGACATTCAGGGGTTGATGCGCATCTGCAACGTGCACAACGTACCACTGGCCACCAACACTGCCACCGCTGCCTTCATCATTTCCACCAAGGCGCTCTAG
- a CDS encoding response regulator: MATWMVVDDEPDIYELLLAMFEFWGIDGVAFVDGSEAIAWIEDVDAMRIQTDLPPMAIIDIRLPDVSGIEVAARLRQSPILGNIGICLITAYHISPAEEDEAMAISQADMLLYKPLPHPDEFKRLLEGILERRAALAEVGADEAAEMPPAQPADSASPL, translated from the coding sequence TTGGCTACCTGGATGGTTGTTGACGACGAGCCTGACATCTACGAGTTGCTGCTGGCCATGTTCGAATTCTGGGGGATCGACGGCGTTGCCTTTGTGGATGGCAGCGAGGCCATCGCCTGGATCGAAGATGTGGATGCCATGCGCATTCAGACCGATCTCCCTCCAATGGCGATTATTGACATCCGCCTGCCAGACGTTTCTGGTATCGAAGTTGCGGCCCGGCTTCGGCAAAGCCCCATCCTTGGCAACATTGGGATTTGCCTGATCACGGCCTACCATATATCGCCTGCGGAAGAAGACGAAGCGATGGCTATCTCCCAGGCAGACATGCTCCTGTACAAGCCCCTGCCGCACCCGGATGAGTTCAAGCGTCTGCTGGAAGGAATTCTGGAGCGGCGGGCTGCGCTGGCTGAAGTAGGTGCGGATGAAGCCGCCGAGATGCCACCTGCCCAGCCGGCGGATTCAGCTTCTCCCCTGTAG